Sequence from the Castanea sativa cultivar Marrone di Chiusa Pesio chromosome 12, ASM4071231v1 genome:
CtagggatgatgatggtgatgacgatgatgctttggatgatgatgatggagatgctagctctacggatgatgatgatggagatgctagctctaccgatgagatgtctacttgacactctatcctttgtcactcatgacaaaaaaaaaagagtagttttgggttatgagagtagtcatacttagggggagagcttgtatagggatttttttttacaagcgGAGTGTTAGTGTTAAAGggtgtagtgaggattacttgtatcgttttcttttctccactttagatactttttcttcttgtacctaggtcttgtgaccattattacatacattgtgctcatctttgttatatatgtgatgatgtatgtttcttttaactatctctacatgtgttgttttcttttctttctttatacacatgattctttatttgtttgcaatctattatttctgtttcacattaagatgccttgatgagttttgtttaaagtgttttagaaatacaagttgtcaaaatctacttgtcataaactctcttcttgcaaaatttttcaagagtttgtgttaagatagattttgttgtattcaacaagtgaatatgagttgagtgatttatgacttgagtgatttatgacttctctcatatgttcatttgttgatTGTGGTTTtatcacagattgccaaagggggagattgttaggacatatgtgtttcacttgtttagaacatatgtcgttcatttatgtaattggttaatcctttgaaaaaacgcactttacttgtaatttggtagaattaggatgaattttatacttcaagaaactgtgtttcaagatcaagtgttgaagtcatcaagtctgtccaagaaacaagctaaatagtgcaagttcattaaagctcgatagctagcatgtatcgaggtttaaagagctgttccagtcTCAtggctcgacagttgctcgataacatctcgatacctctatctgtcgaggtttaagaaaaaaagattctgagttttgttttgattctaatctgtggatgtgtcttcgggccttcttttctcctaaccttagacatataaaaggattattttatgGGCCGTTAAAGTGTGGcaaagttgcacaagtattgagaaatccttgttcaaacAAATTGTGACTTAAGatgaagttcttgccctagttcatatctcttgtgaaaaagttgctgtgtctttgcaccgtaaggttttgtaaccaagcatcttcttgatcttcatcgtgtgaatgaattgaagaactttgcagccaacaatcttctctagttggtgattgaagtcgcgtactgggatccgcgcaattggttagtcacgtacttgggagccgtgcattgaaagaagaaattgtcactacagaacaagtccaattgggtattggggtaaggattcaactgtaggttggtaaggatTCCTTTCTAGGATACGTCAATGgtaagaggaaaagaaaaggaagaatgaACCCTCCTTGCTCTGTTTCCCACATCCTACTTCCAAAATGTACGAGTCTTGGATTATATGACTGAGTTGGCcaagataaaaattaatgtgCTAGAATTCTTTCTCTGAGCTAGTTGCAAGTAAGTCATGATTTGCACAATAAAAAAGATTCCTCTTTTATCTGCAGCTTGTCTATGTCGCGATCAGGGCAGGCCACGAGTTCTTCTTTCTAGCATCTTTAACCAGAACTTAAGTACATCTACGAATTTGAACAAAGGCATAGAACATTTCTCTAGAGGAAGTAATTACAAAATAGTTTGTCATAATTTTACATAGGTGCTCTCATCTTCTAAGTGTTGACCCTGCATCTTTCCTGACTCCTATTATAGATAtgtatactctctctctcttttcatcatttgtaattttttactattttgcatgtatagaagaaaagaaagaaaaatataaatattccAAAAGGTAGTAGCTGCTtacatcttttaaaaaaaaaaaaattgataagtaataaacttCATTAAAAGCAGCTGCTTACTTCTTAATAACAATGACTTTATCTCAAGTTTAAAACCATGACTACTGAAATGAAAACAATAGCAAAACACCATACACATCTTTAAGgtatataattgtattttaacttgattgtattttaaatttctaatacaatttttcattacttatcaaaatggaaaaaagtgcGTAATACTTTCATGGCACAAACaccaaagaaaggaaaatatgaAGATTGTCTTGGCGAGGGGCAAAGGCTAGTCTTTCCGAATGGAGAAGCACTTTTGTTTGCCTACTTCTTGCCTGAAACTGGGATGCACTTTACAAGACAACCAATTGGCCATGACAAAGCTGCAAGCCCAATGCAAGCACCCCATTGGCCCCAATTAAGTCTCTCAGTATTGGCAAACTTCTTCAGAAACTCCACCATCACCAGTTGAAGAACTATGGTGATCCCAATAATGGCTAAAAACAACTTATTTTTAAGTATCCCTTTGAATATATTCttcttttccaattttcttGCATTAAATTCATTGAAAACTTGGCAAAGGACAAAAGTATTGAAAATGAGAGTGTTCTTAACGTTCTCATTTACACCAAATATGAATTTTCCCTTAAACTGTAAAACCAATAAGGTGGTTACCTGATACATGGCTTGTGCCATGAGATTTCTCCACATAATTTTGGTTATAAGTGGCTCTGATCGACCAACCGGTGGCTTTGACATAAGATCATTAGTGGGTTTCTCTGTAGCTAATGCTAAAGCTCCCAATGTGTCCATTATTAAATTCACCCATAATAATTGAACTGCAGTTAGTGGGACCTTACCAGAAGAAATTGCTGCAACAAGGTTGATGACAAGGGCAGCAACGTTCACTGTGAGCTGAAATTGAAGAAACTTTTGAATGTTGGTATATACAGCCCTTCCCCACCTCAATACTGTCACCACCGAAGTGAAATTATCATCCAAGATGACTATATCTGAACTTTCTTTTGCCACTTCAGTTCCCTGGATTCCCATTGAAAGTCCAATGTCTGCTTCCTTTAGAGCAGGTGCATCATTGGTTCCGTCACCTGTGACTGCAACAACATGACCTTTTTGCTTCAAGCATTGAACCATCAAAAGCTTGTCAAAAGGGGATGACCTCGCCATTACATGGATTTTATCAACCTTTTCCATTCTCTCTTCAGGTGAGTAATTCCTGAATTGTACCCCTTCAATTACAACATCATCATCCAAATCTTCATCAGCATTGAGAATCTTGCATTCAAAAGCTATAGCCTTTGCTGTGTACACATTGTCACCAGTTATCATTTTGATATTCACCCCAGCAGCTCTACAAGACTCCACAGCAGTACTGACTCCTGGTCGACATGGATCCTTCAAACCAACTAAGCCTAATAATGTCAGGCCATTTTCTTCAAGCTTCTCAAGAACTTGTCCACTTTCTTCTGCTGCTACTTTGTGGGCAAAGGCAATGCATCGTAGACTATTTTGTGCCATATTCTTAATAATAGTCCCAAATTGCAACCTTTCTTCCTCATCCATTACATTTAGCACCCCTGCTCTATCATAATAAGTTGAACACGTTGCCAATATCATTTCAGCAGCTCCCTTCCAATGAGTATGAATGGtcttttcattatttctcttcACTAAAACCCCGCTTCTCTTTTTCGCCGAATTGAATGCCTCTACATGGATTATGTGATGATCTTGCTTTACATCTTCAATACTCATACCCAAATTAAATACAGCCCAAGAAAGAATTGCTTTCTCAGTTGGGCTACCTGAAATCTCAGGCACTGATGTAGAATTTAGTTTGTAAACTGTACCAGTTGTGTTTAAGCCAACAGCTTGTTGCAGTAGTTTGAGTATATTACCTATCAAATTCGAATAATTGTCATCTTCTACGGCCTCCTTTCCAAGCCAAAATTTTGTAACTTTCATTTCGTTTAGTGTAAGGGTGCCTGTTTTGTCTGTGCAAATTGTTGTGGCTGAGCCCATTGTCTCACAAGAGGATAGTTTTCTGACCATAGCATGATCAGCCATCATGCACTTCATAGAATAAGCTAGAGTTAGAGTAACAGCCAGAGGCAAACCTTCAGGAATAGCCACTACAATAATAGTGACAGCCGCTGACACAATGCTCACTACAGCATTCATCACATCATCAAACTTGGTCTTACTGCCATTGAATTCCTTGTTTCCCTTGTCATCTCTAGTGTTTCCTGTGAAATACCGAATGAGCATAACTACAAGAACAAGTGCAGCCGCCACCAGCCCAACTTTCCCAATATAAGAAGCTAACTTGTTGAGGCGTGCTTGCAGTGGCGTCTCCTCATTTGAGTCACGGTTTATTGAACTCATCATCTTGCCCCACAGTGTGTTCATGCCCACAGAAGTAACAAGCATGAAACCAAAGCCATCTGTGACCTTTGTGCCTGATAACATAAAGGGATTCCCTTCATCAATCTGAATGTGATCACTTTCACCAGTCATGCTAGACTCATCCAGCTTCAAGGAATGCCCTTCCAAGAATAACCCGTCTGCGGGAATCTGATCACCAATCTTTAAGCACACAATATCGCCCACAACAACATCAAATATTGATATAGGTTGGCGCCTCCCATCTCTCACAACTTCCACTTTTACATCACTGCTCTTTGTTGAGAGCTTCTGAAATTGCCTAGATTGCTTGAAGTCACTCACTGCTGAAACAGCAACGACCAAAAACACAGCAACAATGATACTCCCGCCATCATACCAACCATCTTTCCACCCATGTTGCTTGATGCCAAAGGCAAGAGAGACTACAGCACATGCCAAAAGTATTAAAATAGTTGTATCTTTCAGTGCCTCATACACAAATCTGAGAAACTTTTTTGCTGGTGGTTTTTGGTATTTATTGGCACCAAAAACATTCTGTCTATGAATAAGATCAGCCTCATCACCATGGATGCCACTTTTTACATTAGTTTCAAGAATTAAAGTAACTTCTTTGACCCCACCAAACTGACTCAAAGACTCAAAGTTTTTGTCCCTTACAGTGTCACTAAGCTTTTTTGTATCAACAGTGAGCAACGAAGAAATGGATTTACAATGCATGTCAATGGCAACGTAAGAGAGGGTGCGCAAGAGAGGGCCATCTTTGTCAAAAGCTTTCTTGTTCAAAGAAGCAAGAACTCTGGTGATGTATATGACAGTGAAAGCCAACCGCCATCTCCGCTTGTGGGTCTTGGAGACTGACCAGTCTTCTTCATCACATATGGCTATCTCGTCAGATTTTTGAAACCTCAAAGTAGACATGGCCATGGACTCTAGTAAgtagagagagaaggagagcgCAGACAGAGGCTAAAAAGCACAAAAAGAGTATTTAGCcgtttattgaaaaaataattatcaaagTGCAAAGAGAGAAGCAATGTGTTTTGGGATGTATAAAAAATCACGAGTAATGCttataacaatttcattagtATGTGTGGTTGTTATTAGGTCTGAAGAACTTATGATTAATGATATAAGAAATGTCTACTAATGCTACTATATATGGTCCAAGTTTGAGAATAACTTGTCAAAGAGGAAAAGGAACGAAATTAAAGCACATCGACTTAGAGTACAAGACTTccatagaatatatatatatatatatatatatatatatatatatatatagagagagagagagagatttgaacaTTAAatgtttctattaaaaatacCAAGAAGTGTCAATTAGTTGAAGTACGCAGTTCTTGGCAAGTTATTCTTAGTTATAACTTAGAACCAAGGAAAAATTcctattttgttttgttcaaaAGTAAGAGATAAATTCCTTAACGCATTAATATTCCTTAGCATGCTTTCTCTTATATTCCCACCAATCTCAATACAACATGATTTAAGGAAAGTTGCTTCAAAGCAAAAGGCCGCCTCTTGGAATCATTCACTTACAGAGCGCAAATGTCAGccatatttttagattttcttgCTTTGTGATCGGTAGTTTAGACTTGTTTGGGAAAACAATGTAGGGCCGACCCAATGCATTTTGGAGCAggcaaaaaattttaagtaggctttttcttgtatttaaatattaattaaataaaaatttatttaactttttattatgaGCATTGAAATTAAcaaatttgtatggaaaaaaaaactattgattcttatttctttgagataaagagagaaggaaagagtTTGTTCACTTTTCATGTATTTGGAAGATTgaaattttttgcttttaatctACGACAAATAGTGTAAAACACATTATTACAGTGCAAAACATTCGAAGAGGGGATAATTTCTTTAAAGTATTTTTGTTGAGTTAAAATTTTCAGCCTTATTATTTGCTATATTGTAATTAGACAGACAAACATAatatttactattatataaaaggGGCATTCTTCCATTTGAGGTTTATTGGCTGGCTAAAAGGTTAAGCCTGAGAGAATATATAATTGATACAGCAATAAGCGCAAACTACTATGTTTAATTTGAAGAACGactttcactattttttttttttttttttggaaagggaACGACTTTCACTATTGAAATATAAGTTGTTGAAATAGCAATCACTAGGTTTTTAGAGCTTGGACTATAAtacttttttctcatttaaaaaattcttattattattattatatgagttCGCCCAGTAGGTGGGGAAAATATACTTTAATGTCAAATTATATGGTAAGCATTCTTAATTAAAATCTCTTGCTAATCACAAAAGTCACAGTCGTGCATTCTTTTATGTCACCATTTCCtgttttctattaatttttttttaagagaaatgcTACGCCCACAACATTTCCacaacaaatctttttttttttggaaggttCACAACAAATCCAATTGACAAATTGTTGcagatttttaatttaaattcaccATTGAAACTACTTTCTTATGCACTAGTAACTGTAAATAACAATCttacataaaatttgttatgaaaatattgtagacatatcatttctctttttgaaaaaacttttctataaaaaaaaaagaaaaaattaatctcCAGTTTCACATTGTAAGGCATAAAATCCTTCACTA
This genomic interval carries:
- the LOC142619280 gene encoding calcium-transporting ATPase 12, plasma membrane-type-like isoform X2, with the translated sequence MAMSTLRFQKSDEIAICDEEDWSVSKTHKRRWRLAFTVIYITRVLASLNKKAFDKDGPLLRTLSYVAIDMHCKSISSLLTVDTKKLSDTVRDKNFESLSQFGGVKEVTLILETNVKSGIHGDEADLIHRQNVFGANKYQKPPAKKFLRFVYEALKDTTILILLACAVVSLAFGIKQHGWKDGWYDGGSIIVAVFLVVAVSAVSDFKQSRQFQKLSTKSSDVKVEVVRDGRRQPISIFDVVVGDIVCLKIGDQIPADGLFLEGHSLKLDESSMTGESDHIQIDEGNPFMLSGTKVTDGFGFMLVTSVGMNTLWGKMMSSINRDSNEETPLQARLNKLASYIGKVGLVAAALVLVVMLIRYFTGNTRDDKGNKEFNGSKTKFDDVMNAVVSIVSAAVTIIVVAIPEGLPLAVTLTLAYSMKCMMADHAMVRKLSSCETMGSATTICTDKTGTLTLNEMKVTKFWLGKEAVEDDNYSNLIVPEISGSPTEKAILSWAVFNLGMSIEDVKQDHHIIHVEAFNSAKKRSGVLVKRNNEKTIHTHWKGAAEMILATCSTYYDRAGVLNVMDEEERLQFGTIIKNMAQNSLRCIAFAHKVAAEESGQVLEKLEENGLTLLGLVGLKDPCRPGVSTAVESCRAAGVNIKMITGDNVYTAKAIAFECKILNADEDLDDDVVIEGVQFRNYSPEERMEKVDKIHVMARSSPFDKLLMVQCLKQKGHVVAVTGDGTNDAPALKEADIGLSMGIQGTEVAKESSDIVILDDNFTSVVTVLRWGRAVYTNIQKFLQFQLTVNVAALVINLVAAISSGKVPLTAVQLLWVNLIMDTLGALALATEKPTNDLMSKPPVGRSEPLITKIMWRNLMAQAMYQVTTLLVLQFKGKFIFGVNENVKNTLIFNTFVLCQVFNEFNARKLEKKNIFKGILKNKLFLAIIGITIVLQLVMVEFLKKFANTERLNWGQWGACIGLAALSWPIGCLVKCIPVSGKK
- the LOC142619280 gene encoding calcium-transporting ATPase 12, plasma membrane-type-like isoform X1; this encodes MAMSTLRFQKSDEIAICDEEDWSVSKTHKRRWRLAFTVIYITRVLASLNKKAFDKDGPLLRTLSYVAIDMHCKSISSLLTVDTKKLSDTVRDKNFESLSQFGGVKEVTLILETNVKSGIHGDEADLIHRQNVFGANKYQKPPAKKFLRFVYEALKDTTILILLACAVVSLAFGIKQHGWKDGWYDGGSIIVAVFLVVAVSAVSDFKQSRQFQKLSTKSSDVKVEVVRDGRRQPISIFDVVVGDIVCLKIGDQIPADGLFLEGHSLKLDESSMTGESDHIQIDEGNPFMLSGTKVTDGFGFMLVTSVGMNTLWGKMMSSINRDSNEETPLQARLNKLASYIGKVGLVAAALVLVVMLIRYFTGNTRDDKGNKEFNGSKTKFDDVMNAVVSIVSAAVTIIVVAIPEGLPLAVTLTLAYSMKCMMADHAMVRKLSSCETMGSATTICTDKTGTLTLNEMKVTKFWLGKEAVEDDNYSNLIGNILKLLQQAVGLNTTGTVYKLNSTSVPEISGSPTEKAILSWAVFNLGMSIEDVKQDHHIIHVEAFNSAKKRSGVLVKRNNEKTIHTHWKGAAEMILATCSTYYDRAGVLNVMDEEERLQFGTIIKNMAQNSLRCIAFAHKVAAEESGQVLEKLEENGLTLLGLVGLKDPCRPGVSTAVESCRAAGVNIKMITGDNVYTAKAIAFECKILNADEDLDDDVVIEGVQFRNYSPEERMEKVDKIHVMARSSPFDKLLMVQCLKQKGHVVAVTGDGTNDAPALKEADIGLSMGIQGTEVAKESSDIVILDDNFTSVVTVLRWGRAVYTNIQKFLQFQLTVNVAALVINLVAAISSGKVPLTAVQLLWVNLIMDTLGALALATEKPTNDLMSKPPVGRSEPLITKIMWRNLMAQAMYQVTTLLVLQFKGKFIFGVNENVKNTLIFNTFVLCQVFNEFNARKLEKKNIFKGILKNKLFLAIIGITIVLQLVMVEFLKKFANTERLNWGQWGACIGLAALSWPIGCLVKCIPVSGKK